A region of Selenomonadales bacterium 4137-cl DNA encodes the following proteins:
- a CDS encoding Rrf2 family transcriptional regulator translates to MKLSTKGRYGVSAMFDLALHHGQGPISLKSVAQRQGISEHYLEQLMGTLRKAGYVKSVRGAQGGYTLTKSPEEITVGDIIRIMEGPTAPVDCLLADTADNKYCARAGNCVTRGVWAKVRDSIDAVLDSITLADLANEDKA, encoded by the coding sequence GTGAAGCTGTCCACCAAAGGGCGTTATGGCGTATCCGCTATGTTCGATTTGGCTCTTCACCACGGACAGGGGCCGATTTCCCTTAAAAGCGTCGCTCAGCGCCAGGGGATTTCCGAGCACTATCTCGAACAGCTTATGGGAACGTTGCGAAAGGCCGGCTATGTCAAAAGCGTGCGCGGCGCCCAGGGGGGCTATACTCTGACAAAGTCTCCGGAAGAGATTACCGTGGGCGATATCATCAGGATAATGGAGGGGCCGACCGCACCGGTCGACTGCCTGCTGGCCGACACCGCTGACAATAAATATTGTGCCCGAGCCGGGAACTGCGTGACGCGGGGCGTTTGGGCGAAAGTGCGCGACAGCATCGATGCGGTGCTAGATTCGATTACCCTCGCCGACTTGGCGAATGAAGACAAAGCATAG
- a CDS encoding replication-associated recombination protein A, producing MSLFEEQDSGPELAAPLAVRMRPLTLAEFVGQADLIAPGRFLRRMIDADTVPSMILFGPPGTGKTTLAHIIARETDAQFEQLNAVSAGVADIRRIIDAAQKRLRLLRQRTILFVDEIHRFSKSQQDVLLPFVENGTVTLIGATTENPYFEVNSPLLSRARVFRLLPLGPDEVVAILAAALADEERGLGGTGITCAPAVLAAIADFTGGDARVALNLLEQAAAMATGDGPREITLELLKSIAGERVIGYDKKGDTHYDVASAFIKSMRGSDPDAALHYLARMLEAGEDVKFIARRIVICAAEDVGNADPQALVVATAAMHAVQFIGLPEARIPLAQAVVYIAAAPKSNAAYVAVDQAMADVREKEGGRVPLHLRDASYKGAKLWGHGQDYKYPHNFPGAYVSQQYLPDELKEYVYYRPTDQGFEAEIARRLRERGNARPAK from the coding sequence ATGAGCCTTTTCGAGGAACAGGACAGCGGGCCGGAGCTTGCGGCGCCGCTGGCGGTGAGGATGCGCCCGCTTACGCTGGCGGAATTCGTCGGCCAGGCCGATCTTATCGCCCCCGGGCGGTTTCTTCGCCGCATGATCGATGCCGACACCGTGCCGTCCATGATCCTCTTCGGGCCGCCGGGCACGGGCAAAACCACCCTAGCTCATATCATCGCCCGCGAGACGGACGCCCAGTTCGAGCAGCTCAACGCTGTCTCGGCGGGGGTGGCCGACATCCGCAGGATTATCGACGCTGCCCAGAAAAGGTTGCGGCTGCTGCGGCAGCGCACCATCCTGTTCGTCGACGAGATTCACCGCTTTTCCAAATCGCAGCAGGATGTTCTGTTGCCTTTTGTGGAGAACGGCACCGTCACGCTGATCGGCGCCACGACCGAGAATCCGTATTTTGAAGTGAATTCGCCGCTGTTGTCGCGGGCAAGGGTGTTTCGCCTCCTGCCGCTCGGCCCCGACGAGGTGGTCGCTATCCTCGCCGCCGCGCTGGCTGACGAGGAACGCGGCCTGGGCGGAACGGGCATCACTTGCGCTCCGGCTGTTTTAGCCGCCATCGCCGATTTCACCGGCGGCGACGCCCGTGTAGCCCTCAACCTGCTGGAGCAGGCTGCGGCGATGGCGACTGGCGACGGCCCGCGGGAAATAACCCTGGAGCTCCTCAAGTCAATCGCCGGCGAGCGGGTCATCGGCTATGACAAGAAAGGCGACACGCATTACGACGTGGCGTCGGCTTTTATAAAGAGCATGCGCGGTTCCGACCCCGACGCCGCCCTTCATTATCTCGCCCGCATGCTCGAAGCCGGTGAGGATGTGAAGTTCATTGCCCGCCGGATTGTCATCTGTGCTGCCGAGGATGTCGGCAACGCCGATCCGCAGGCACTGGTGGTGGCGACCGCGGCCATGCACGCCGTGCAGTTCATCGGCCTGCCCGAAGCCCGCATTCCCCTCGCACAGGCGGTAGTCTATATAGCCGCCGCCCCCAAAAGCAATGCCGCGTATGTGGCTGTCGACCAGGCAATGGCCGACGTGCGGGAAAAAGAAGGCGGCCGCGTGCCGCTTCACCTGCGGGACGCCAGTTATAAAGGCGCCAAGCTGTGGGGGCACGGCCAGGACTATAAATATCCGCACAATTTTCCCGGCGCTTACGTGTCTCAGCAGTATCTTCCGGACGAATTGAAAGAATACGTTTATTACCGGCCGACCGACCAGGGATTTGAGGCCGAGATCGCGCGCAGGCTGCGCGAGCGGGGCAATGCGCGGCCGGCGAAATGA
- a CDS encoding PRC-barrel domain-containing protein has product MQKLRRLLGLPVLEIENGTQIGEVQEVVLNIGQAAVTGIVIAEPTWFSHERGIFFADLYSIGRDAVTVRSAAAVRDFSAAMAVAEVNTLSVLCDKEIYTETGDYLGVMTDVSWEPATGEIRFYELSDGLITDFLCGRLIMPLPPAQVVGKDRLIVPEAMIELLQTANHDPGGVC; this is encoded by the coding sequence ATGCAGAAACTGCGGCGATTGCTCGGCCTGCCGGTGCTGGAGATCGAAAATGGCACCCAGATTGGCGAAGTCCAGGAAGTGGTCCTGAATATCGGGCAGGCGGCCGTCACCGGGATAGTGATCGCCGAGCCGACCTGGTTCAGCCACGAAAGAGGCATCTTCTTCGCCGACCTTTACAGCATCGGGCGCGACGCCGTGACCGTCAGGAGCGCGGCTGCGGTGCGGGATTTTTCCGCTGCCATGGCCGTCGCCGAGGTTAACACGTTATCGGTGTTATGCGATAAGGAAATCTACACCGAGACGGGGGACTATCTCGGAGTGATGACCGATGTTTCCTGGGAGCCGGCGACGGGGGAAATCCGCTTCTATGAGCTGTCGGACGGACTTATCACCGATTTCCTCTGCGGTCGTTTGATTATGCCGCTGCCGCCGGCCCAGGTGGTAGGCAAGGACAGGCTGATCGTGCCGGAAGCGATGATCGAGCTGCTCCAGACAGCAAATCACGATCCGGGTGGTGTGTGTTAA
- the nifS gene encoding cysteine desulfurase NifS has protein sequence MKRIYFDHSATTPVDKEAAAAVLEYMTEKFGNASSIHSFGREARKAVDEAREKVAKLIGATANEIFFTSGGTEADNLAIKGVAFANRKKGNHIITSAIEHHAVLHTCEYLEKHGFTVTYLPVDEYGMVSVEELQKAITDKTILISIMMANNEVGTIQPVQEIGRIAREKGIYFHTDAVQAVGNYPINVQEMNIDMLALSGHKFHAPKGIGALYIRKGVRIEAVQHGGGHERNMRAGTENVPGIVGLGKAAEIAKRDMAQKVTYLAKLRDRIINEVMTKVPHVKLNGHPTERLPGNVNFSFLFIEGESLLLNLDLKGIAASSGSACTSGSLDPSHVLLAMGLTHEVAHGSLRVTLGRGNTAEEVEYFLQVLPEIIDRLRAMSPLFGESAKTVVNNPCNECHMH, from the coding sequence ATGAAACGCATTTACTTCGATCATTCGGCCACAACCCCCGTCGACAAGGAAGCGGCAGCGGCGGTGCTGGAATACATGACCGAAAAATTCGGCAACGCATCGAGCATTCATAGTTTCGGCCGCGAAGCCCGCAAAGCGGTGGATGAGGCTCGCGAAAAGGTGGCCAAACTCATCGGGGCGACCGCCAACGAAATCTTCTTCACCAGCGGCGGCACCGAGGCCGACAACCTCGCCATCAAAGGTGTTGCGTTCGCCAACCGCAAGAAAGGCAATCATATAATCACCTCGGCTATCGAGCATCACGCGGTGCTCCATACCTGCGAGTATCTCGAGAAGCACGGCTTTACGGTGACCTACCTGCCAGTGGACGAATACGGCATGGTGAGTGTCGAAGAGCTTCAGAAAGCCATCACCGACAAAACCATCCTTATTTCCATCATGATGGCCAATAACGAAGTCGGCACCATCCAGCCGGTGCAGGAAATTGGCAGGATCGCTCGCGAAAAAGGCATTTACTTTCATACCGACGCCGTGCAGGCGGTAGGTAATTATCCTATAAACGTCCAAGAAATGAACATCGACATGTTGGCGCTGTCCGGCCATAAATTCCATGCCCCCAAAGGCATCGGCGCCCTTTATATCAGGAAAGGGGTACGCATCGAGGCGGTTCAGCACGGCGGCGGCCACGAGCGCAACATGCGGGCGGGCACCGAAAATGTCCCCGGCATCGTCGGCCTCGGCAAAGCAGCGGAAATTGCCAAGCGGGATATGGCCCAGAAGGTCACTTATCTTGCCAAACTTCGCGATAGGATAATCAACGAGGTCATGACGAAGGTTCCCCATGTCAAGCTGAACGGCCACCCGACTGAGCGTCTTCCCGGCAATGTCAACTTCAGCTTCCTCTTTATCGAGGGTGAATCGTTGCTTCTTAACCTTGACCTCAAAGGCATCGCCGCCTCCAGCGGTTCGGCCTGTACCTCCGGGTCGCTCGACCCGTCGCACGTGCTTTTGGCGATGGGACTTACCCACGAGGTGGCCCACGGGTCGTTGCGCGTTACCCTTGGCCGCGGCAACACCGCCGAAGAGGTGGAATACTTCCTCCAGGTACTGCCGGAAATAATCGACAGGCTGCGCGCCATGTCGCCGCTGTTCGGCGAGAGCGCCAAAACGGTGGTCAACAATCCGTGCAACGAATGCCACATGCATTAA
- the nifU gene encoding Fe-S cluster assembly scaffold protein NifU: MYTEKVMDHFTNPRNVGEIKEASGIGEVGNAKCGDIMRIYLKVDDNDVITDVKFKTFGCGAAIATSSMVTEMVKGKKLSEALEISNQAVAEALGGLPPAKMHCSNLAADALHHAIKDYIDKKGK, translated from the coding sequence ATGTATACGGAAAAAGTTATGGACCATTTCACCAATCCGCGCAACGTCGGCGAAATCAAGGAAGCCAGCGGAATCGGCGAAGTGGGCAACGCCAAATGCGGCGACATCATGCGCATATACCTGAAGGTCGATGACAACGACGTCATCACCGACGTCAAATTCAAGACCTTCGGCTGCGGCGCGGCGATTGCCACCAGCAGCATGGTCACCGAGATGGTGAAAGGCAAAAAGCTTTCCGAGGCCCTGGAGATATCCAACCAGGCGGTCGCCGAGGCCCTGGGCGGATTGCCGCCGGCCAAGATGCACTGTTCAAATCTGGCGGCCGATGCCCTGCACCACGCCATTAAGGATTACATCGACAAAAAAGGAAAGTGA
- a CDS encoding AI-2E family transporter — protein MVITRTTIRAALLLFFALLAAYFLWLVRGGLYPFIIAFFLAYLLNPAVGYLEGKGIKRVWAIAWVYVLLFACLFVVGSWLIPVLIRELEGFGQELPAMIAKGEELVVALQSQYQQSALPHSLRAALDNGLTTLQASLQSFVAGIVGGIMHMLTHFIGLAISPVLAFYLLHDWHELSAAVLRTLPARWRHETVLILRDVDGVLSGVIRGQVTVAIIVGILVSTGLYLLDVRYALIIGILAGALDIIPYFGAFIGATPAVTVALLTSPLLAFKVGLLFFVIHQLEGTVIGPKILGDNIGLHPLSVIMFLFIGEELGGLMGMLLGVPAGAVGKVLLSHLFRILI, from the coding sequence GTGGTGATAACGCGGACGACGATACGGGCCGCACTGCTACTGTTTTTCGCCCTGCTGGCCGCATATTTCCTATGGTTGGTGCGCGGCGGCCTTTATCCTTTCATTATTGCATTTTTTCTTGCCTATTTGCTCAACCCGGCGGTGGGGTACCTTGAGGGCAAAGGCATAAAGCGGGTTTGGGCAATCGCCTGGGTGTACGTCCTGCTGTTCGCGTGCCTGTTTGTGGTCGGTAGCTGGCTAATCCCGGTGCTGATTCGTGAATTGGAAGGTTTTGGCCAGGAATTGCCCGCGATGATAGCCAAGGGTGAAGAACTGGTCGTCGCCCTTCAGTCGCAATATCAGCAGTCCGCGCTGCCCCACTCGCTGCGCGCCGCTCTCGACAACGGCCTCACCACCCTCCAGGCGTCGCTGCAGTCGTTCGTCGCCGGCATTGTCGGCGGCATCATGCATATGCTAACTCACTTCATCGGTCTGGCGATAAGCCCGGTACTCGCTTTTTATCTCCTCCACGACTGGCATGAGCTGAGCGCGGCCGTACTCCGCACGCTGCCTGCCCGGTGGCGTCACGAAACTGTCCTCATCCTCCGTGACGTAGACGGCGTGCTGTCGGGAGTAATCCGTGGCCAGGTGACGGTAGCTATCATCGTCGGTATTCTCGTCAGCACGGGGCTCTATCTCCTCGATGTCCGTTACGCCCTCATCATCGGCATCCTCGCCGGCGCGCTCGATATAATCCCTTATTTCGGAGCCTTCATCGGCGCCACCCCGGCGGTCACCGTGGCGCTGCTGACATCGCCGCTGCTGGCCTTCAAAGTCGGGCTGCTCTTTTTCGTCATCCATCAGTTGGAGGGGACGGTCATCGGCCCTAAAATCCTTGGCGACAACATCGGGCTCCACCCCCTGTCTGTGATCATGTTCCTCTTTATCGGCGAGGAGTTGGGCGGGCTGATGGGCATGCTGCTAGGCGTGCCGGCCGGAGCGGTGGGAAAGGTGCTGCTAAGCCATCTGTTTCGTATCCTGATATGA
- the mnmA gene encoding tRNA 2-thiouridine(34) synthase MnmA: MTAKPKVVVAMSGGVDSSLTAALLVHQGYDVIGATMQIWDNEREDADERGCCSLSAVADARRVADRLGIPYYVLNFRALFQETVVDYFIAEYAAGRTPNPCIACNRYVKFEGLLKKALALGAEYVATGHYARIGYDGTRKRFLLRKGVDSTKDQSYALYHLNQHTLRHFLMPLGEYTKVETRRMAREIGLAVADKPDSQEICFVPDDDYQRFLAEKAPGSLRPGDIVDTHGRILGRHKGLPLYTVGQRKGLGIAAGRPLYVVALDTDRNQVIVGDDDDVFASELIAGDLNYIAFDDLSAPLAAAVKIRYSAREAPAIITPFTDGQVRIRFETPQRAITPGQSVVFYDGDIVLGGGIIGKVVG, translated from the coding sequence GTGACGGCTAAACCGAAAGTGGTCGTCGCCATGAGCGGAGGGGTGGACAGTTCTTTGACTGCCGCCCTTCTCGTGCACCAGGGCTACGACGTAATCGGCGCAACTATGCAGATTTGGGACAATGAGCGCGAAGACGCCGACGAACGGGGCTGCTGTTCGCTGTCGGCGGTGGCTGATGCGCGTCGGGTCGCCGACAGGCTGGGCATTCCTTATTATGTGCTCAATTTTCGCGCCCTTTTCCAGGAGACGGTTGTCGACTATTTTATCGCCGAATACGCCGCCGGCCGCACTCCTAACCCCTGCATCGCCTGCAACCGTTACGTCAAGTTCGAAGGCCTGCTGAAAAAGGCGCTGGCCTTGGGGGCGGAGTATGTCGCCACCGGCCATTACGCCCGTATCGGCTACGACGGAACAAGGAAGCGGTTTCTGCTTCGCAAGGGCGTGGACTCGACCAAGGACCAGTCTTATGCGCTTTATCACCTCAACCAGCATACTCTCAGGCATTTCCTCATGCCGTTGGGTGAATATACCAAGGTGGAAACCCGCCGGATGGCCCGCGAGATCGGCCTCGCCGTCGCCGACAAGCCTGACAGCCAGGAGATCTGTTTCGTACCTGACGACGATTATCAGCGGTTTCTCGCCGAGAAAGCTCCCGGCAGCCTCAGGCCCGGGGATATTGTTGACACGCACGGCCGGATTCTTGGCCGGCACAAAGGCCTGCCGTTATACACCGTCGGCCAGCGCAAGGGCTTGGGCATTGCGGCCGGCCGACCGCTTTACGTCGTCGCTCTCGATACAGACCGAAACCAGGTAATCGTCGGCGATGACGACGACGTTTTCGCCAGTGAACTGATCGCCGGCGATCTAAACTACATCGCCTTCGACGACTTATCCGCCCCGCTGGCGGCGGCGGTCAAGATTCGTTACAGCGCCCGCGAGGCTCCGGCGATTATTACGCCGTTCACCGACGGCCAGGTGCGGATTCGGTTCGAAACTCCCCAGCGGGCCATAACCCCCGGACAGTCGGTCGTTTTTTACGACGGGGACATCGTTTTGGGCGGCGGCATTATCGGCAAAGTTGTGGGGTAA